The stretch of DNA gcaacatagcgagaccttgtctctactaaaaatttaaaaatgttctgggtgtgatggcatgcacctgtaggccTCGCTAcgtgtgaggctgaagcaggagaattgcttaagcctaggacttcaaggttgcaatgagctgtgatctcacaactgcactccaccctcggtgacacagcaagaccttgtctcctctccccaaaaaaagagagaaagcagcagATGTTGATTCCCCACCCCTGCCTTCACAGATGAGTTTTTCCATTTTGTCCTCCTGTGTTTTGCCATCGGGGCCTTGCTGGTGTGTTATCACTATTATGCAGGTAGGGGGGTGCCCTGGGGAATGCACAAGGGGAATGGCACGGGGGGGGGGTGCAGGGGGCAGGGGCGTCAAGACCTGGAAGCTGACCATTCCCTCCCTCACTGCCCTTCCAGACTGGTTCATGTCTCTTGGGGTCGGCCTGCTCACCTTTGCCTCCCTGGAAACCGTTGGCATCTACTTTGGACTAGGTAAGCCCCTCCCcagcatgtacacacacacagtctcttgGAGGGGTAGTGGGTAGAAATATTCAATTTCATACTCATTCAAGTGTGGACCAGAGAGTCacaatgtacacttaaaaaaaaattttccttatGCTCATGTTTTCTTCCTGACCACTTTCAAGGTCAATGTAAGGTCACTGGCAAAACCCTGTGGGAAAAATGGGCAGCTCCATACAATGCAACAGCAACAGTTTAAAGTGGCAAACAGGCCGGGCCCAGGGCACATGCCCAtgattccagttactcaggagattggggcaagaggatcgcttgagcccaggaatttgttcagcctgggcaacatagcaagactctgtctataaaataaaaagataaaagtggCAAACAAAATAGAACTAGCCAGATACTGAAAACAAGTTAGTTAATGGAGTTGGGAACTGAATTTGGCAAGTGAGTTTCCTGCCACTATTCCTGCTGTTCACGGTTGTTGTTTTCAGTAATAATAACTCTAGTACCATTATCTAAGCTTAACCTGCTGCCTGAAATTCCGCCATCAGAGCTTTGTTTGCATGAGTTAGGTCCTTGTCCAATGGTGACCAGGTATCCCTTGTGGGGGTACAAACTTAactcacttttttctttgcttctgagCAGTGTACCGCATCCACAGCATCCTGCAAGGCTTCATCCCCCTCTTCCAGAAGTTCAGGCTGACAGGTAACTTTTAAAGTCTTCCTGTGTTCACTCTTTTTCTCCCTAGCAGGGTCTTCATTTAGAAGGAGACTTAGCATACAGGAAAGAACACAGCCCGGAGGCAGAGGACCCAGGTTCGAGTCCTACCTCTGCCAgtttactagctctgtgaccctggATGAGCCATGTAGCCTTGGCTTCCTCAACTGGAAAATAGGTGTGATACTTTTCTACTGCACAAGTGTGTTGTGAAGATCAAGTGAGGAATGGATGCAAAGGCCTGAAGTGTGAAACAGTAGAAAAATGGTCTGGTTAGTCTTCATTCTCTTATAGAACTTTACACTTCCCCAAACACTATCTCCTCCATGGCTGTACTTGCCTAATAGCAATTGGGGAGGTAGGCTTTAGCAATGCTACACTTGACcaataggaaactgaggctcagagaggtggagtgactcgcccacagtcacacagcttcAGTGGCTGGGCTGGGCGAAAGCATGTCGTCTTTCTTGACTGACAGCTCTGTGACCACCTTATGTCTCAGAATGGAGAGGCCAAGTGGCTGTGCTGGGGAAATATCTGTCTCCTTTAATCCatgtaataaagaaaaagaaaactagctaTTATGACAGTGGGTCATTGAGACCCATGGCTTCTGAGGTGACTACATCATGCCAGCTGTGAGGGGTACTTGGGCATCTGAGGTGATGGTGGGGATGAAGCCTGGCTGCCTTCAGAATCCCATGCCATCTTGTGGCCTTTGCCTTCCAGGGTTCAGGAAGACTGACTGAGGCCACTGCCAGGCGGGCAGCAGAGGCAGGCCCCACTGTGACCACCACTGTGACACCTGAGCCCACAAGGACAGACCGGCATTCTGAGAGATGCGCAGGAGAGCAAGCCAGACCAATAAAAAGAACGTTTTTCCTTCCATGTGGTCTGAATGTACTGCTGTGCAACCCAGCTGCCAGGATGGAAGGCAGAGGGTGGGTGTGGGACCTGAGCCTTCACAGTACCTGGACCAACAGGAAGATTCTGGGAGGTCACTGCTCTCAGAAGATAGCAAGAGACCATGGGCTCTGCAAGCTGTGATCTGTCTGGGTCATGGTTTTTCTCAAATCCCAGGCTATCCGGGTACACTCTTAGGTGCTACCGAGCCATCCCGGGAGAGATAGATAGTCCACTGCCCTGAGGCAGGGAGCCACCAGTCTGGTGTCCCTTGGTGAACCTGATGCAGGTACGATGCTGGGGactaaaaccatttttttccaccccccccaaaaaaggcaggaaaatgatCATCAGAAACAAAATggcagccaggcatgggggctcacacctgtaatcctagcactttgggaggctcaggctaAGGGTCGCTTGAAGctaagagctcaagaccagcctgggcaacatagtgagacccctatctctacaatttttgtttcatttgttaatGACCAAATGTGGTGGTATATACCTGTACatacctgcagttccagctactcaagaggctgaggcaggaggactgcttgagcccaggagttcagggctccAGCAGTCACTCCACTCCacgatcaagccactgcactccagtctgggcgacagagcaagaccctttctctaaaattaaaaaaaaaaagacaaataaaaattgcatatgtttgtagtgtacaacatgttttgaaatatgtggaatggctaaatcaaactaattaacatatgtatcaCCTCACATACCATATTTTATGATGAGAACAGTAAAAACCTACTGTCAGCAATTtgcaagtatacaatacattgttattaactatgaTCACCATGCTATATGATAGATCTCCTGAACTTGAACTGAGTTCTTGATGGTCACAGACATGCTGTTCTCAAAACTCAGAAAGGTaacttctggcca from Piliocolobus tephrosceles isolate RC106 chromosome 2, ASM277652v3, whole genome shotgun sequence encodes:
- the TMEM40 gene encoding transmembrane protein 40 isoform X2, whose amino-acid sequence is MATRTNAFPAQSKLSFSYSLCLFPAESSDEDQHPRATRKHRRSLGAGHPHGNGSPGPGHGEPDVLKDELQLYGDAPGEVVPSGESGEVEASQLRRLNIKKDDEFFHFVLLCFAIGALLVCYHYYADWFMSLGVGLLTFASLETVGIYFGLAGSSFRRRLSIQERTQPGGRGPRFESYLCQFTSSVTLDEPCSLGFLNWKIGVILFYCTSVL